The Chryseobacterium indicum genome includes a window with the following:
- a CDS encoding serine hydrolase domain-containing protein, whose product MIKNFLFSTLSAFLFIGLISCEKEIKFIPSAKTTDRQAIADSTMIAFEKSLLKNQIDSVFKKYQFNGSVAVFKDSVELYRKNRGFADFKDQLKISDSTVFAIGSVSKQFTAALILLQMEQGKLNVDDKVSTYLKEFQNKNYENITIHQLLNHTSGLNTLGGKLQFKSGTDFFYSNDGFNTLGKIVEKVSGKSYDENVLDLFKKAGMNHSSTATSFEGENFAGAYLGNRKNFEKIQNMPKRLAGKDIGVPAGGILSTINDLHVWNTALYSGKILRPETLKKFESKSAERHHAIFGKMGYGYGIMSNIGKPLAFFHSGYVKGSPSLNIFYPETKTSVIILSNIADEEQGKGFTFKPHIEIKKITDALESTISEMNSSKGNAMKM is encoded by the coding sequence ATGATTAAAAATTTTCTCTTTTCTACTCTTTCTGCTTTTCTTTTTATCGGTCTGATTTCATGTGAAAAGGAAATAAAATTCATCCCCTCTGCAAAAACAACTGACCGACAGGCAATTGCAGACAGCACCATGATTGCTTTCGAAAAAAGTCTTCTGAAAAACCAGATCGATTCTGTTTTCAAAAAATATCAGTTTAACGGGAGTGTCGCTGTTTTTAAAGATTCTGTTGAGTTGTACCGAAAAAATCGGGGTTTTGCAGATTTTAAAGATCAGTTAAAGATTAGTGACAGTACTGTTTTTGCCATTGGTTCTGTAAGCAAGCAGTTCACTGCTGCTTTAATTCTGCTTCAGATGGAACAGGGAAAACTGAATGTGGACGATAAAGTTTCAACGTATTTAAAGGAGTTTCAAAATAAAAATTACGAAAATATTACCATTCATCAGCTTCTGAATCATACTTCAGGACTGAATACTTTAGGCGGAAAGCTCCAGTTTAAAAGCGGAACAGATTTTTTTTATTCTAATGACGGTTTTAATACTCTGGGAAAAATTGTGGAGAAAGTTTCGGGTAAATCGTATGACGAAAATGTTTTGGATTTATTCAAAAAAGCCGGAATGAATCACTCTTCAACCGCAACTTCTTTTGAAGGCGAAAACTTTGCCGGAGCTTATTTAGGCAACCGAAAAAATTTCGAAAAAATCCAGAATATGCCGAAAAGACTTGCCGGTAAAGATATCGGAGTTCCTGCAGGCGGAATTTTATCCACCATTAATGATCTTCATGTCTGGAACACTGCTTTATACAGCGGAAAAATCCTCCGTCCTGAAACACTGAAAAAGTTTGAATCTAAAAGCGCGGAAAGACATCATGCGATTTTCGGGAAAATGGGTTACGGCTACGGAATTATGAGCAACATCGGGAAACCGTTGGCATTTTTTCACAGCGGTTATGTTAAAGGTTCTCCTTCATTAAATATCTTTTATCCCGAAACAAAAACTTCGGTTATTATTCTTTCCAATATCGCCGATGAGGAACAGGGAAAAGGATTTACCTTTAAACCTCACATTGAGATCAAAAAAATTACAGATGCTTTGGAAAGTACTATTTCGGAGATGAATTCTTCAAAAGGAAATGCAATGAAGATGTAG